Sequence from the Candidatus Rokuibacteriota bacterium genome:
CTTCGGGGGTGCCCCTGAAGCCCTCGACGGGCAGCGCCGTCGGGGAGGCGGGAACGTTCGTCGGGCTGGCGCTCTCCGGTTGAGCCATCGGGCTTCGGACCGCTCAGACTATACGCATATTTCTGTCGAGCGTGCTTCAGCCGGATTTCGCGAGGCGAGCCCGGCTCCTAGCCCCGCGACGGCCGGAATCCGACCGGGCGATTTTCGCCGGGCTCCGCGCTCATGAGCTCGCGGATCGCGTCAAAGACCACCCTGAACTGACTGTCGTACTTCTTCTCCAGCTCCTCGAGCTTGCGGGCGAGCTCCGCGTGCGATGAGAGGATCTGGCGCAGCTTCACGAAGGTCCGCATGATCTCGACGTTGACAAGCACCGCCCGGCGGCTCTTGAGTACGCCGGACAGCATAGCGACCCCCTGCTCGCTGAAGGCGAACGGAAAGTAACGCCGGCCGCCCCGTCCCCTGTTTGAGGTCGCAAATTGCGACCTCAAAGACTCGGCCTCGTCGAGAGTCAGCTGAAACATGAAATCAGCAGGAAAACGTTCGATATTGCGCTGTACTTGCTCGTTGAGCCGTTTGGTCGAGACCCCGTACAGGACAGCGAGATCCCGGTCGAGCATCACCTTATGGCCCCGCACAAAGAGGATACGACGCGCGATCCTAGAGTCGGGGGCCATGGCAAACGGCTTCTCCATGGCACGCTTATGACAATGCTCATGCAGAGTGTCAATCTGTGGCCGCCGAGATACAGTTGAGAGGGAGGAACCTTAGGGTGCCCTCATCTTGAGATCGCAAATTGCGACCTCAAGTTTGGTGGGGAATGTGCCGGCCGGGCGGCGCGGCAGGCACGC
This genomic interval carries:
- a CDS encoding ORF6N domain-containing protein → MEKPFAMAPDSRIARRILFVRGHKVMLDRDLAVLYGVSTKRLNEQVQRNIERFPADFMFQLTLDEAESLRSQFATSNRGRGGRRYFPFAFSEQGVAMLSGVLKSRRAVLVNVEIMRTFVKLRQILSSHAELARKLEELEKKYDSQFRVVFDAIRELMSAEPGENRPVGFRPSRG